CGAATGCAACAATATCAAGATGTCAGTCATAAAAATCTCCTGTGAACCTGTTTACAGCATATCAGATCCTGCTGAAGTAATGACAGATAAAGGTGGGTGAGCAGACAGTAAGCTCCTACTCACCATCCCCTTGTGTCATCGCCTGAACAAACTTGCTCCACTCTCCAGGCACTTTGGAGAAAGCCCTCACTCTGAATTGGTAGAGCGTGCTGCCGTTCAGTGCTGTCACGTCTTTGGTGGTCTTGTTCCCGTCATCTGTGTCCACCCAAGGGTGAGGGCTCCCCTGGCCGACTGGCTGGTACTCTATGATGTATTTAATGATGCCTCCGTTGGGATCTTCAGGTGGCTGCCACCTCACCTGGATGGCTGATACGGACAGGGGCAGAGCCTGGACGTTGCGTGGAGACGACGGACCTGAGGCACAGAGATTTTATCATTGTTAGGGTCATCAACAGTGATTCTGTGACCCTGTAGTGTAAAACAAAACTGGCGCTCAAATCAAAGGCCTTCAGGCTTGGTTGCTCTGGGCAAGCTTTGGAATCAAACACTAGGTTTTAAAAGCATTAATTACCACTCTGTTGGATGGATCTGTTTCTAACATGTTGATCACCGCTGACTGCCACACTAGGACTGATTATGCCTTGACACCTAACCATTAGCTGCTAAACTTTTCCCCAGTTCACACAAACTTtgtgggcagagagagagagagtcaccAAGCAAGAGCCAATCATACTCTTTTCTTAATTCTCAACCTATCACTATATGGTATATTGCACTAGGCaaaccactgtaaacaaattaaaacctGCTCTGAAAATCCTGCAACATTTAGATGGAGCATTCAATGCAACTTGTTCCTAACCAACAGCAGAGGTTTTAGTTACCCTGGCTGTTGATGCGGAAGTGGTAGGGCTTGGATGGTGGCCCCTGGCTGCCACAGTTGATGAGGCGCACCACCACGGTGTAGTCTTGTTGGTACTCCAGGTTGTGGAACTTGGTGGAAAGCACATTGAGCAGGGTGGTCTCCTCCAGCAGTTTCTTACTGTAGGGCGGTGGCCCGAAGAGCTGCACTAAAAAGCCACTGGCTGTGCCGGAATTAATGCCATTGTTGGCGGGCAGACGCCAGCGCACAGTGGCATTGCGGCCTTCCACCGAACTGATGTCAATCTCAGGTTGAACTGTGGGCTCTGCGGTGACAGAGAACACATGATGAGCTGAGGAGACTAACAACTCCTTGTTTATTTCTGCTCATTAAGTCAGTTCCCTCAAACTGACAACAAAGTATTTCAAATTGAACTGAATGGTTTCTAAacttaattttgattttgttttatctaACTAATTTCACTGGTGAGCAGCAAGAATCAGTAGGTggcagtggttagcactgttaGCTCACAATAAGAAGGCACCAGCTTCAAATCTTGGCCCtggatctttctttttttttttgcctcatgtTAATGCAGATACACTAAtgtttcttttagctctgtgaCTGACCGTTGACCTGCCCGGGGTGTTTTCTTGTCCAAATGTACAGGCTTCAGCACCCCACATGAGATCAAATGGATGAAGAAGAAAGATAAATGACTACGAAAATACAGGGTTTGTTGATGCAGAATTTCATTTGGATCATTTGGCATGTTAAATTAAGCTTCTCATCTCTTGTTGGAGGTCTTTAACTGTTTTGTGGTCCTTTTCAAGTTGCATACCACATGACTACAACATCCTTGGTTCGATTCCGGtccagggacctttgttgcgtgtcatacccccccccctctcattCCCCCTGTTGACACTATTACAAATACTTTGTGCTTGTGCAAGAGAACAATGTTCCcttataacaaataaaatttgttcCATTTTACACATGGATCTAACCACATATTGCCAAAGAGTCAGATAGAACTATCTACTATTACACTCCAAAACAGACACGCttctattttagtttttccatcAACATTCCTGCACTCACACTCTCAGAcgtgctctctccctctgcaccACAAACATTGAGGAATACAATCCCCGTCTCTGGCATTTGCATACAGGTGGTTTGTGATTCCTAGACCTGATCCCACAggttcttcatttctttttaacaaagAAGTGGCCACGGATAATTTGAGTCCACTTGCATCTTTCTATATTTGCCTAAGACTTGAGTCACCAGGACAGATATCCTCACGGGGGAAAAGACAACTGGCTCTCTTAGGCGTGGGAAAAGCACTGCTCAGCAAAAAGTAATGAGAATTTACTATTACTCTAACTAGACACAGGATAACTATGCTTGCGTAAGTTCTGTGGTCAAGACTATAGACATTTGTTCCCAGGCAAGACTTCCAGATAAATATACTCAAGTACGATGTTTGTGTGTTCCCTATGAACTGGACAGCTCAGTTATCTATGGGTCTTACCGGGACAATCAGTCTCCATGATGGCCTCTGGCCCTAcgtccccctctcctccttctccaggACGACTAAGCTGGACACGGACACGGTAGCGTGTCGAAGGCTCCAGGTTCATCAGCGTGATGGGCTCTTTGTCACTGTAGACTGAAATAAAGTGGATGTAGGACTAGATGATTACACAAGATTTTACTTATGGTTCACGGAAAGAATTTTAAATAACACTTTGCTTAAAACGCACATCTATAGAAGTATTATAGATACATAgaatatacatataaattatTCATAATGCAGAGGTTATACATTTATTAGTTAGAACTTTACAAGATCAGTTGTTCTAGGGAAGAAAAAGGTGGGTACTTGAACTTTGTGGGAGATAATACACACTCTTTGAGAAGATCTTTTTGTTTATATAACCTACAGCAACCTATGGTGATGACTGGTTACTGCACTGTTTGCTTTCGCTGCAACTGAACAATGAAATAtaagttaaaagaaaatcttcTGATAACGCTGCTTTCTGCGATGAAGGCCGACTAAATGATTATATCTCTGCCTCTTACCTATGATGGAGGACCAAGAAAGTCCGTTCTCCACAGGCTTGTAGAGGAGCCTGGTGGAGACAATGGGGCCATCTCCTCGGTGGGAGACAACTGGCATCACTAGCAGCTGCTTACTCCTCTTTTCCAGCAGTTTTGGAGCAGTGGTGGGCACCGGGGGCTCTGAGTGGACACAGGAAAAAGTTTCACTCACAAATCTGACATCTTTGTTGCTGTAGTGTGCAGTGGCAGCCTATTGGAAagcataaaataataatagtatcTTTTCCTCTCTCGATATTAATTTAAATCTTCTCAGACAGACCTTTAATGGTGAGGTTGAACTTGTGGGAGTCCTGGCCTCCATTGGTGGAAACCCTGCACTCCCACAAGCCTCCTTGTTGAGCACTCAGGCGAGGGATTTCAAACAGGGCCGTACTCTTATTTGAGTCCATGGTGGTGTGAGAGGCCTGAGagtaaaatacacaacacacaattGCAATGCAATGCATGATAAAAAAcccatttccatttcctgtgCCTATTTTTACTGTTGAGGGATGCATGTAAAGAACACTCTGAGAAATTTCTTTGTTCCTGTGGGAAGTGCTCGTACAATTCTTTATCATGTTGTTTCTATTAACAaggaaacaacacacacacaaaaaataatacagaaacTGAACATGTCGTTTACAGGCAACACGTGGTAACTGCTGCACTGTAGAGTGATACAGCCTTATCTGGTCAGACCATTGTGTTGTTGACTTCCTCAGAGCTCGATTCAACCTTGTTCTCATCAGTTCAGACTTAAAGGCACAGTACAATTGAACTTTATTCTTTGGCTTATGTCTCATTACATGACAATGTTGGTAGGGATCCACAAGTTGCTTTATTCATTTTACGTAATAACTGGCTCATTGATAAGATAACTGTTAgcttttatacatttaaaggaatagtttgacattttgttttcttgctgagagttacatgagaatATCGCTCTCCTGTCTGTGCATTAGGTATGGTGCTAAGCATTTTAAAGCTGAATTTGGTTCTGTTAAGTTTCTGAATATTGTTTCATGTCCTAGATTACCCTCTTGCTGTGTGGCCTTGTGTTTTATCTCTGCTCGACAACCTCAACAGAGGTTTTATCCAAcctgtgtattttgtttatttttattcaggcTTGCTGTAAGTTACAGTATCTTGGCGGGAGCAACTGCCGGTGGTCCTACCTTGAGCACAGTGCTGTCCAACTTTCGCAGCTCAATGCTGTTGTGGCTGGGCAGGGGGTTTCCTGTGGCTGAACAAAATATCTTGGGGCTGGAGTTGAGATTCCACTCCAAATTACTTTCCAGGTCCAAGATCTGGGGGGCCCGGTCTGGACAAGGAGAGATGCATGGAACAGACAGTAAGAGAAGACGAGGTGGATCGTGACAGAGGAAAATGATATGGAAGTAGAAAGAATTGTGATGACTGGGCAGAATAAAATAGATTAATTGttgtgcagcagtgtttttcaaaacctttttttcgacagaaaaaaaaatctgtcatagTCCATAGCTCCTACCTCATTTCTTATTTCCAACCCAAAATTAGTCAGATTTTGAATTGATATGTCCcacaaattatgttttatgtgtAGCTTGTAGATGAAGAAACAGGATACGCAACTCTTGACTCTTTCAGTTGTAGGCATGAGGATGTTTTACCAGAAAAGCTGGCTTCATCTTGGTTACACTTGGCTTTTAGCAGGTACCCTGATGAAGCCAGCTAGTCTggtgaaatgttgttttaattaaactgtACAGAATCCTTGAGTGTACAATCATGTTGTTTTAAGTTTTGTAACTTGTAAATGTTACCATCCATTAAATGTTTCCTCCTGTGGTGTGGAAGAAGGTGGTGGTATTTGATGAGGAGGACGATGGAAATGTGCTGTGTAGCGGTGACGAGAAAGAATATATATCTCATTTCCATCAATTCCATCccagagaggaagcagagctAAAGGACGAAATCGAAAAAAAGAAGGATTAATATGATTGTGACAATGCCTACCAGACTTCTCACAGTTCTGTCCTCTCCACCCTGTGGGACACTGGCATCCACTGAAACGGTTGCAAACTCCTCCATTCTGGCACTTGCAGCTCAGCCTGCAGTCTGGTCCATACATGTCATCATGGCAGGCTgacaagagaaaacagaaaaatatactgCATACGACGACACACAAAAGGGTAAAAGTGTGTTATTAAACCCATTTGCCTGtaaactttaattaaaaaaaaaaaatagacagacaAATTTAACTAATTTAGTAGCACTTACCATTCTCACAACGGCTTCCAAACCAGCCACTGGCACAAGAACAGCCGTAAGGGTCTGGTAGGCAGAAACGAAGCCCCTTGCAGTTCAGGCCAGGGTCACATGACTCCTGGCAGTTTCGACCAAACATTCCTTCTCTGCAGGCTGCATGGCGTCAGAGAAAGTTAAATtcacaaatgtgtttatttaaattccTTGCGTTTTGCTGTATCATCCCTCAACCTGACTTGCAAAACACCACAGAGGACAGTGTAACTAGTCTATCAGTGTTCTGATCTGTAATCACTTAGATTTTGATTtcattgttatattttattgcGTTATTTGCATACGGTTTGTAAAATAAGCACAGTTGGTTACTAATATACAATGTTCAATTACAATATGATGATATCAGACCCGGATCTGTAGAATTTGGCCAAACATTGTAGAtcacagcaagaaaaactcATACTTTAGGCACAGTCCTTATGCAAATGCAGTGAAGATGAAATTCCATATCTAACATTTAAATGCAGTCTACCTCAAATATAGTCTCCTTATTATAATTACTGACAGCTGACCACGCCTACAAATCACTGGGTCAAAACTGACCCAATATATCACTGACCCAGTACTGGGTTAACTTTACCAAGTGGCCGTGGGTATAAAACCATTGTGTCACCAATCAAACCCCAGATGGATTGTTTTGATCCAGGGTCAGTGTTATTTTATTGGGTCATTTACCCACACCCCTCCTTCAAAATGTCTCTCGTCTACACATGAAATTTCTCTTCTTCAAAAAACGAGCAAACCCCATGCCGAGTAGGAGAATTTgaggggcggctgtggctcagcagGTAGAGCCGGTTGTACCACTAAacggaaggtcggtggtttgatccccggctcccgGAAGTGTCTtcgggcaagatactgaatcccAAATTACCTCTGATATATCATCGTTGTGTGGATGTGtctatgtgtgcgtgtataggaaaaagcgctgtttgtatagaaaaaatactgtgtgaatttgtgtgtgaatgggtgaatgtggcagtagtgtaaagcgctttgagtggtcaatgagactagaaaagcgctatatacgtgcagtccatttaccatccATTTACCAGTGCTGAATGGAGCTGCCAGCATCATCAAACCTAATACTCAATATATATTATGTTTGAACACGTCTGTTCGTGGATATTTGCACATTGCCATTTGAGCGGATATGCCACAAGGAACTGTGCATGGTGGTGAATCTTATTTGCATCTGTGTCCCAATCACTTATCACCACGGCTTAAGCGTTGAAGCCAAAGCCCCAGCATCTACAACAGCGGTCCTTATGATTGCTGCTTGAATCCggttcagaaaaaaatcatcaaatgcATGTGATTTCTTTCTGTTCAAAACTCCCAACCTTTCTCTCAAAATGTAAGGGATTGCCATGTCGTTTAAATTCTTTCCAGATACTTACGTTCCCAAAAAAGTTAATCCTACTGACAtcggtgatcccctgacttttctctaATGCTGCCATGAGGTTGAAGTTTGTGTTTTAGAGTAAAATATCTTGACAAACATTGGATGGATTACCCATGAAATTTGCCACAGATATTCAAGGTCCGCAGAGGATAAACTGTAATCTCTTCGGTGATCCCcggacttttcatctagcggCATCATGGGGTCAAAAATTtaagtaaagcctcacagagctgctagcatggcccTAGATGCTTGTGTGAACAGTCTATGGTGGAGTTCATGTGTAGGAGTAAGGCATATCTACTGTAAGGAGGATAACTGTGAACAGTATTACTGCCTTACTCTAGCTGTCAGCCCTAGCATAGGTTACCATTAACTCTATGAACCTCACAGTGGGAAAAACCGTTCCGTGCAATTGCCAGTTAACTTTCCgtttaaagtattttattcCTGTGAATAATGATAGAAATCCGACTTTAGccaattcctctctctctcgttctcgTCTGTTTCACTCACtgtctcattcacacacacacacacacacacacacacacacacacacacacacacacacacacacacacacacacacacacacacacacacacacacacacgcacaaacttCTTTTGGGAGGACATTGTATTGAGTGCAGTACAAACCTGTCTCACAACGTGTTCCCATGAATCCCGGAGGGCAGATACAGTCTCCGTCCACATCATGACACACTCCATCATTGAGACACTCTGGACAGTCCTTATCACAGTAAGGACCCCACTTCTTACTGGGACAGTCTGCAGAGAAATAGAGTTTTCTTTCCTTAGAGCAGAATACAACATGTATAACGTGTATGTTGCAAATTCCATCTTTTGTTGGATATGCGCACAGTTTTCCTGAAACTGCCTGGAAACTTGTAATTAAGCTTTCAGTGTATTGAGCCCCAAGTCATTTTCTAACCATCTTACAgaatgcagacacacagtgtACTGGCTTCAAATACATATCATACAATTTAGAtggattttgtcttttgtgtatttgtattatattttggATAGTTTTACAAGCACAGGTGGCCTGATTATATCATAGGATTCGTTGAACAAACTCGAAAATCCTTGTATCATAGTAACATGCACGGAAGAAACCCACTGCATCTGGTGGCAAGAcaagtgagagaaacagagaaagttcAAGGCAGAGCAGGCGGAGGGTGGAGACGGTGTCTCCTATGTCTCTTTATAACACTTAGGaacaggaaatgaaacaaacaaatgtgctGTAAATACCTCACTAAAAGAGTGCAGATGTAATCCACAACAATTTCACAGTTATTAAAGGTTCAAGCTCAATTCCATAATCACTATACCAgctcttcacttttttttttttttttttgctgtaatcggaaattgtttttttaaaaggaatatttcaTCATTTGGGGAAATGTGCTTACTTGCttaccaagagttagatgaggagatcagtaccgctctcatgtctgtctgatAAATCAGCTACAGCCAGtagctgattagcttagcttaacataaagactggaggctggggggaaactgttagcctggctctgtcaaaagggcaaaaaaaaccaaacaaaaaacaaccaaacagcTTCTCTAAAACTGACTAATTAACACTTTGTagctcttgtttttctgtacaaaaaacaaattgtgaaaaaaacaatttgtggttttacaggtttttattttagggactatttcttggccgggtGCAGTGACTTATGAAGTCTTATCTTCAAGGAATAGTTTTtactaatctgttttttttattgatccaTTTATCATGACTTACTAACCAAATACTTCTGTGGTGTCCTCCCTCTTGTCTCCTGTCATTAAGATTTCTGTAGAATATAAAGGTAATTCAAGCTTCTTTTTCCCACCACAaccttcctttttaatacacCTGTGCTATTTGTGAGGTGAAAAACTGCATGGATGatttttgctttgcattttgtGAGATAACCAGTTCAAATGCATATCCAAATTTGTATATTTCTGGGGCAGAATGCATTACATCTGCCTTTAAAAAACGGTCGTAACCTGGCCCCGAGACTGTCAACGGCCACGTGTGTGGGTTTCTGTTCCAGAGAGTGTGAAGATGAGGATCCAACAAACCTCTGACAATGAGCCTCATCCAGGCACCCTGGAGCGGGCTGTCTCCCACGTAGCTGGCACTGTAAATGCCTTGATTGGCGAAAGCTGCATTCTCCACTGTCAGTACAGCAGTGCGATTGATCATATCG
This genomic interval from Xiphias gladius isolate SHS-SW01 ecotype Sanya breed wild chromosome 6, ASM1685928v1, whole genome shotgun sequence contains the following:
- the tie1 gene encoding tyrosine-protein kinase receptor Tie-1 isoform X1; protein product: MRILWICVLCFIELSDAVIDLTMISTAEVTNVNHFSISCINGERSPAQVELDIKRDNKILIFPKKPNFKVHKPRHKVATAKEFRDLDHIGIFYCESTQEVPPLETVTMINNFGRANFIPTHLTLTANKGETVNLSMELLSSQKRDVTWKYNGNYYYMTHWNDMINRTAVLTVENAAFANQGIYSASYVGDSPLQGAWMRLIVRDCPSKKWGPYCDKDCPECLNDGVCHDVDGDCICPPGFMGTRCETACREGMFGRNCQESCDPGLNCKGLRFCLPDPYGCSCASGWFGSRCENACHDDMYGPDCRLSCKCQNGGVCNRFSGCQCPTGWRGQNCEKSDRAPQILDLESNLEWNLNSSPKIFCSATGNPLPSHNSIELRKLDSTVLKASHTTMDSNKSTALFEIPRLSAQQGGLWECRVSTNGGQDSHKFNLTIKEPPVPTTAPKLLEKRSKQLLVMPVVSHRGDGPIVSTRLLYKPVENGLSWSSIIVYSDKEPITLMNLEPSTRYRVRVQLSRPGEGGEGDVGPEAIMETDCPEPTVQPEIDISSVEGRNATVRWRLPANNGINSGTASGFLVQLFGPPPYSKKLLEETTLLNVLSTKFHNLEYQQDYTVVVRLINCGSQGPPSKPYHFRINSQGPSSPRNVQALPLSVSAIQVRWQPPEDPNGGIIKYIIEYQPVGQGSPHPWVDTDDGNKTTKDVTALNGSTLYQFRVRAFSKVPGEWSKFVQAMTQGDGFQSLTPTTQGVAGSHAGDSYQLLVAVVGSVTVTCVTILLALLALFFIRKTLLNRRRTFTYQSGSGEETILQFNSGTLTLTRRPKPTPEPLTYPILEWEDIKFEDVIGEGNFGQVIKAMIKKDGNKMSAAIKMLKEFASENDHRDFAGELEVLCKLGQHPNIINLIGACENRGYLYIAIEYAPYGNLLDFLRKSRVLETDPAFAKEHGTASTLTSQQLLQFAVDVATGMHYLSDKQFIHRDLAARNVLVGDNLVAKIADFGLSRGEEVYVKKTMGRLPVRWMAIESLNYSVYTTKSDVWSFGVLLWEIVSLGGTPYCGMTCAELYEKLPQGYRMEKPKNCDDEVYELMRQCWRDRPYERPPFSQISVQLNRMQEARKAYVNMALFENFTYAGIDATAEEA
- the tie1 gene encoding tyrosine-protein kinase receptor Tie-1 isoform X4, which translates into the protein MELMEMRYIFFLVTATQHISIVLLIKYHHLLPHHRRKHLMDDRAPQILDLESNLEWNLNSSPKIFCSATGNPLPSHNSIELRKLDSTVLKASHTTMDSNKSTALFEIPRLSAQQGGLWECRVSTNGGQDSHKFNLTIKEPPVPTTAPKLLEKRSKQLLVMPVVSHRGDGPIVSTRLLYKPVENGLSWSSIIVYSDKEPITLMNLEPSTRYRVRVQLSRPGEGGEGDVGPEAIMETDCPEPTVQPEIDISSVEGRNATVRWRLPANNGINSGTASGFLVQLFGPPPYSKKLLEETTLLNVLSTKFHNLEYQQDYTVVVRLINCGSQGPPSKPYHFRINSQGPSSPRNVQALPLSVSAIQVRWQPPEDPNGGIIKYIIEYQPVGQGSPHPWVDTDDGNKTTKDVTALNGSTLYQFRVRAFSKVPGEWSKFVQAMTQGDGFQSLTPTTQGVAGSHAGDSYQLLVAVVGSVTVTCVTILLALLALFFIRKTLLNRRRTFTYQSGSGEETILQFNSGTLTLTRRPKPTPEPLTYPILEWEDIKFEDVIGEGNFGQVIKAMIKKDGNKMSAAIKMLKEFASENDHRDFAGELEVLCKLGQHPNIINLIGACENRGYLYIAIEYAPYGNLLDFLRKSRVLETDPAFAKEHGTASTLTSQQLLQFAVDVATGMHYLSDKQFIHRDLAARNVLVGDNLVAKIADFGLSRGEEVYVKKTMGRLPVRWMAIESLNYSVYTTKSDVWSFGVLLWEIVSLGGTPYCGMTCAELYEKLPQGYRMEKPKNCDDEVYELMRQCWRDRPYERPPFSQISVQLNRMQEARKAYVNMALFENFTYAGIDATAEEA
- the tie1 gene encoding tyrosine-protein kinase receptor Tie-1 isoform X2, which gives rise to MTLLPLSSAEPGRDAVIDLTMISTAEVTNVNHFSISCINGERSPAQVELDIKRDNKILIFPKKPNFKVHKPRHKVATAKEFRDLDHIGIFYCESTQEVPPLETVTMINNFGRANFIPTHLTLTANKGETVNLSMELLSSQKRDVTWKYNGNYYYMTHWNDMINRTAVLTVENAAFANQGIYSASYVGDSPLQGAWMRLIVRDCPSKKWGPYCDKDCPECLNDGVCHDVDGDCICPPGFMGTRCETACREGMFGRNCQESCDPGLNCKGLRFCLPDPYGCSCASGWFGSRCENACHDDMYGPDCRLSCKCQNGGVCNRFSGCQCPTGWRGQNCEKSDRAPQILDLESNLEWNLNSSPKIFCSATGNPLPSHNSIELRKLDSTVLKASHTTMDSNKSTALFEIPRLSAQQGGLWECRVSTNGGQDSHKFNLTIKEPPVPTTAPKLLEKRSKQLLVMPVVSHRGDGPIVSTRLLYKPVENGLSWSSIIVYSDKEPITLMNLEPSTRYRVRVQLSRPGEGGEGDVGPEAIMETDCPEPTVQPEIDISSVEGRNATVRWRLPANNGINSGTASGFLVQLFGPPPYSKKLLEETTLLNVLSTKFHNLEYQQDYTVVVRLINCGSQGPPSKPYHFRINSQGPSSPRNVQALPLSVSAIQVRWQPPEDPNGGIIKYIIEYQPVGQGSPHPWVDTDDGNKTTKDVTALNGSTLYQFRVRAFSKVPGEWSKFVQAMTQGDGFQSLTPTTQGVAGSHAGDSYQLLVAVVGSVTVTCVTILLALLALFFIRKTLLNRRRTFTYQSGSGEETILQFNSGTLTLTRRPKPTPEPLTYPILEWEDIKFEDVIGEGNFGQVIKAMIKKDGNKMSAAIKMLKEFASENDHRDFAGELEVLCKLGQHPNIINLIGACENRGYLYIAIEYAPYGNLLDFLRKSRVLETDPAFAKEHGTASTLTSQQLLQFAVDVATGMHYLSDKQFIHRDLAARNVLVGDNLVAKIADFGLSRGEEVYVKKTMGRLPVRWMAIESLNYSVYTTKSDVWSFGVLLWEIVSLGGTPYCGMTCAELYEKLPQGYRMEKPKNCDDEVYELMRQCWRDRPYERPPFSQISVQLNRMQEARKAYVNMALFENFTYAGIDATAEEA